The genomic segment CATATAACTCGCCGAAATGAGTAACATACTTTTGTTCCAGTTTCTAGGTAATTCTGATGGGTGATTCTAAGGCTATAAAGTTGCACCCAAAGTGCTAGCCTCAAAGAACAAGCTTTGAACTAGCACTTTGGAACAACTTATAACCAAAGAATCACATCCATCAAAATTACCAATGAAACATTCCACAAAAGTATATTACTCATTTCTGGTTGGAATATATTTCATAGTTTAAGTATAGTTTATGATTATAATATCTATATAACTATAGTTGAGAAAATTTCATAACATATATTTACATTTACAAAAAAACATAAAAAATAGAGACAAACTTCACATTTTGTTGTATAAATTAGCTTGCGAGAAAATTTTAACAACAGGAGTGATATGTATGTCTCATAGAAGTATTTTAGCAGAAAAATCAAAAATTAACCAGTTTTTATTTGAACTTGGATTTTTCTTGTACTTCTATAAACCTGTGTTAAAGCATATCGAGCAATTTATAAAAGGTTCTATACAAAAGGGGTATAAAGGAACTGTAACTGATATCGTCCTGTTAAGCCTTGCTAATTGTCATAGAACTACTTTCGGTAAATTTTTAAGCGAAGGCAAATGGAATATTGATTATGCTTGGAAAGGCATAAAGAAGTTTGTTGTAAAAACAATTGTTGAAAATACATCGTCTAATACTCCTATATTTGCGATTTATGATGACACTATTTCTGAAAAAACTAAGCCCTCGTCAAAGGCTGAAAATACAATTCAAAAAGCAAGTTTTCATCATTCTCATTTAAAAGGTAAACAAGTATATGGACATCAATTACTTACTACTATGCTTTCCAATGGTAAAAAAGTTTTGCCGTATTCTATTTCATGTTATGAAAAAGGTGTAAAAAGTAAAATAGAAATGGTTTGTGAAATAGTAGCTAAGCTTCCTTCGCCTAAAGGCAAAGCCTACGGTCTCTGCGACTCGTGGTTCACTAATAAGGATGTTATAAATGCTCATTTCAAAAAAGGTTATCATCTTATTGGTGCACTAAAAACCAACAGAGTTATCTATCCCAAGGGAGTTAGTATTCAAGTTAAGGATTTTGCTCAATATATTGAAAAGAATGATGTTTGCCTTGTTACAGTAAACAATTCTAAATATTTGACTTATCGTTATGAAGGAAACCTCAATGGCATAGATAATGCAGTAGTTTTGTTTTGCTGGCCTGAAAATGCATTTAAGAAAGATAAAGCATTACACGCATTCTTATGCACAGACACTGAACTTAGCACTAAAACAATCCTTGAATATTATAGCAAACGTTGGCCCATAGAAATATTCTTTAAACAAACAAAGAATAATCTTGGATTAAACTCTTACCAAGTAAGGTCGCCTAAATCTATCGATAGAATCTTAGTTTTAATTTCTGTGACTTACATTTTCTGTTCAATTCAAGAAGATGCTAAAGATTCTTTTAGTAAAGGCTTAATAATTTGCAGAAATAATGTTAAAAAAGATAATATTCAATGGATTTATGATTGTGCTAAAAGCAATATTCCTATTGAAACTGTTTTAAAAACCATGAAAGTTGCTTAGGTAATAGTATAAATATATACTGTAAAAATTTGTATCTAAAAATTCTCAACTATAGTATATAATAAAAATAATCTATCTTTAAATTTTATTCTAAATTTCAGCAAAAAGAAGACTAGCATTTACTTGCTAGTCTTCTTTTGTATTTATATGATTAAATGAGATTATTGTATGATATTTCATTTCTTCTTGAATATACAAAATAAATCTCCTCTTTTTCCTAGGAATTTATACATTTCAAAACATAGGCTGGCGGGAAATTAAATACAACTCTTTCTATATTTATCTTTTTAAAATATCCAGTAATAAATTCTTTTTTTAAGAGAGTATATTGAAATGTTATAAATAATCCATTTCTTTTTAATATATTTCTAGTTTGTCTTAAAATTTTATTTGAAACAGATTTAGGAAGACTGGCAAAAGGCAACCCTGATACAACATAGTCCACTCTGCTAAGATTATATTTTGCTAAATGTTTATCAACATTTTCAGCAGAATCATTTATTATTATAATATCATCTTCTCCTTTATATTTTTCTTCTAATTGTCTGCAAAATTCTTCATTATATTCAAATAACATTAATAATGTCTCTTTCTTTTTTCTTTTTACCAGCTTGTCCGTAAAAACTCCTGTCCCTGGTCCGTACTCAATTATAACCTCAGAATTTTTAAAATCTATGTCTCCTACCATTTTCTCTGCAAGTTTCTCTGAACTAGGCGCTACAGCCCCTATAGTTCTAGGTGATTTAAAATATTCAATTAAAAATTTTACTAGCTTCATATTAAAAGCCTCCTTGAATTCTTCTCTTTTAGTTAAATTATAGAATTAGTATAAATCTTAAATATTAAAAATCTATTTAGTAAAATCTTAAGAATCTTTAAATTTTGTTTTATATATAAAGAAAGAAGGTATACACTTTAACCCTCTTTTAGACTTTATTTTATATATAATGTGCTTTTAATTTGATTTTTGTTCTTTTTAATTAAAATTATTTCTTACTGTATTAATCATTTTCTCCTTATTTTCCTCTAGTTGAACTAACCTATTTACATTAGCCCCAGATGGATGTGGAAAGCCTTTTAATATTTGCTTTTCGCTTATGATTTTATTTTCACATAGCTTGTATAACACTTCTTCTACTGACCTACCCAATGGTATTATAAGAATTTTATCCAAATTATTTAATGCTTTTAATTCATAAGTGAAATTCTCATAAACATATTTCATTAAAAATTCACTTTTAATAAGTTTCGGAGTATGACCTGAATAATTTTTTCCTTTTAGAAAAACTGAATAAGGTATTAGTGAAAATGTATGTAATAAATAATCCTTTTCTTCAAACAATTGACTGCAATTTTCTATTTTTAGACTCTTATTAAGTTCTATTTCATCTAACATACCAATTAAGTTTTTTCTAAGACTACCGCTAAACCTTCCTGCTTTCTTACATTTATACTGAATTTCTTTAATATTATCAGAGTTCTCTAACTCTCTTCTTGCAGTAGCAATGGCCGTACTCATTTGCTGGAATCCTGGAGTTATGCCAACAATAAATACCCTTGCGTCTAAATTTATGTATTCATTATGAGGTGAATAATATATTTCAAGCTCTTCTTTCTTATCAACTAAAAAATCGTTTATCAATAGTTCATTCTTATTGTATTTCTCTTTTAATGGCAATTTTTTAATTTTATCTCTATAATCATATAATGTTTTTTTCATAATCAGCCTCTAACTTCTACATTTATTTTGCTACTTTATATTATCTTCATAATTAAAAAATATTATTAATATATCCTTCACTAATAATTATAAATTTAATGGAAATTTTTTTAATAGAATATAAAAAAGATAGCAGCTTCATAGTAAAGCCACTATCTTTATATTCTTCTTAACTATTAGCTAATTTTGCAATCCTGTCATTTGAGCTTCTTGTAAATACTCCACCATGATAACAGATAACAGTTTCTATATCATACTTTGTAAGCTTCTTAAGAGATTCTATTGCTTGCTTCATATCAAATGTATATTCTGGATTAGGACCAATTAACTCATCATTTACAACATTCATTGCATCTCCAGTTACCAATGCTTTATACTTTTTTAGATAAAGACAAATATGCCCTGGAGTATGTCCTGGGGTATAAATTACCTCTATTCCTCCACAATAAGAAAGTTCCTCTTCATCTTTAACAACCCTATTAACTTTTGTTTTAAGCTGCT from the Clostridium beijerinckii genome contains:
- a CDS encoding IS701 family transposase, producing MSHRSILAEKSKINQFLFELGFFLYFYKPVLKHIEQFIKGSIQKGYKGTVTDIVLLSLANCHRTTFGKFLSEGKWNIDYAWKGIKKFVVKTIVENTSSNTPIFAIYDDTISEKTKPSSKAENTIQKASFHHSHLKGKQVYGHQLLTTMLSNGKKVLPYSISCYEKGVKSKIEMVCEIVAKLPSPKGKAYGLCDSWFTNKDVINAHFKKGYHLIGALKTNRVIYPKGVSIQVKDFAQYIEKNDVCLVTVNNSKYLTYRYEGNLNGIDNAVVLFCWPENAFKKDKALHAFLCTDTELSTKTILEYYSKRWPIEIFFKQTKNNLGLNSYQVRSPKSIDRILVLISVTYIFCSIQEDAKDSFSKGLIICRNNVKKDNIQWIYDCAKSNIPIETVLKTMKVA
- a CDS encoding class I SAM-dependent methyltransferase; protein product: MKLVKFLIEYFKSPRTIGAVAPSSEKLAEKMVGDIDFKNSEVIIEYGPGTGVFTDKLVKRKKKETLLMLFEYNEEFCRQLEEKYKGEDDIIIINDSAENVDKHLAKYNLSRVDYVVSGLPFASLPKSVSNKILRQTRNILKRNGLFITFQYTLLKKEFITGYFKKINIERVVFNFPPAYVLKCINS